In Pseudomonadota bacterium, the following are encoded in one genomic region:
- the recN gene encoding DNA repair protein RecN yields the protein MLSELSIHDFAIIEHLRLRLDEGLNVLTGETGSGKSIVIDALGFVLGARGSASLVRAGARAARVEATFTHVSPEVTAHLEAASISTDDGCVVLARETAASGRNAYRVNGTLVTQAALEALGDLLVEIHGQHDAYALLRPARHLDLLDRLAGPALLEQRAVVAGSHKVWKRLRDERQALEAAARERARRREWLTFEAEEIEAMALREEPDELESLEAERRVLANADRIRLRAEEALALLDGGDGDGGARTALGRISKVLSQIEPLDAGASPLAASAAALAVAVDELAREVAGYAEGVEAHPHRLEQVNERLSALQRLQKKYGATVGEIIAYGRRARAELDAIEHSQERAAALDAEIADAERVLAEAAGALSQLRREAALSLEGDVARELTDLEMPNTRFAVSFTTTPDVDGVAVPALGTEPLRVGPTGADTVEFLISANPGQPLQPLARIASGGEMSRVMLAIQSVLARINPIPTMIFDEVDAGLGGVAAEAVAARLRVIATSAAGRQVICVTHLPLVAAAATVHWSLRKVVAEGQTATHAVLLGAGERALEIARMMAGKQASETTLRQAEEMLARPQGGETAGPSSCAVARRRGRATTRT from the coding sequence ATGCTGTCCGAGCTCTCCATCCATGATTTCGCCATCATCGAGCATCTGCGGCTGCGCCTCGACGAAGGCCTGAATGTACTCACCGGCGAGACCGGTTCGGGCAAGTCCATTGTCATCGACGCGCTCGGCTTTGTGCTCGGGGCGCGGGGAAGCGCCTCGCTGGTGAGAGCCGGCGCCCGCGCGGCGCGGGTCGAGGCGACGTTCACCCATGTCTCGCCAGAGGTGACAGCCCATCTCGAGGCCGCGAGCATCTCGACCGATGACGGCTGCGTCGTGCTTGCGCGAGAGACCGCGGCGAGCGGGCGCAATGCCTATCGTGTCAACGGCACCCTGGTGACCCAGGCCGCGCTCGAGGCGCTGGGAGACCTGCTGGTCGAGATCCACGGTCAGCACGACGCCTATGCCTTGCTGCGACCTGCCCGCCATCTCGATCTCCTCGATCGTCTGGCGGGGCCGGCGCTGCTCGAGCAGCGTGCCGTGGTGGCGGGCAGCCACAAGGTGTGGAAGCGGCTTCGTGACGAGCGTCAGGCCCTCGAGGCAGCGGCGCGGGAGCGCGCGCGCAGGCGGGAGTGGCTGACCTTCGAGGCCGAGGAGATCGAGGCGATGGCCCTGCGTGAGGAACCCGATGAGCTCGAGAGCCTCGAGGCCGAGCGCCGCGTTCTCGCCAATGCCGATCGCATCCGCCTGCGGGCCGAGGAGGCCCTTGCGCTTCTCGACGGCGGCGATGGCGACGGGGGCGCGCGCACCGCCCTGGGCCGCATTTCGAAGGTGCTCTCACAGATCGAGCCGCTTGACGCGGGGGCCTCTCCCCTTGCCGCGTCTGCCGCGGCACTCGCGGTGGCGGTCGACGAGCTGGCGCGAGAGGTGGCGGGATACGCCGAGGGCGTGGAGGCCCATCCCCATCGTCTCGAGCAGGTCAACGAGCGCCTGTCGGCCCTGCAGCGACTGCAGAAGAAGTATGGCGCCACCGTTGGCGAGATCATCGCCTACGGCCGTCGCGCCCGCGCGGAGCTCGACGCCATCGAGCACTCGCAGGAGCGTGCGGCCGCGCTCGACGCTGAGATCGCTGACGCCGAGCGCGTTCTTGCGGAAGCCGCCGGAGCGCTGTCGCAGCTCCGGCGGGAAGCGGCGCTCTCGCTCGAGGGCGATGTGGCGCGCGAGCTGACCGATCTCGAGATGCCCAACACGCGCTTTGCCGTCAGCTTCACCACGACACCAGACGTCGACGGCGTGGCTGTCCCAGCGCTCGGAACCGAGCCGCTCAGGGTCGGCCCGACGGGGGCAGACACCGTGGAGTTCCTCATCTCGGCGAATCCCGGGCAGCCGCTCCAACCGCTGGCGCGGATCGCCTCTGGCGGAGAGATGTCGCGGGTGATGCTGGCCATCCAGTCGGTGCTGGCGCGCATCAATCCCATTCCCACCATGATCTTCGACGAGGTCGACGCCGGTCTCGGCGGCGTGGCGGCAGAGGCCGTGGCGGCGCGGCTGCGTGTCATCGCCACGAGCGCGGCGGGGCGACAGGTCATCTGCGTCACCCACCTCCCCCTCGTGGCCGCCGCGGCCACGGTGCACTGGAGCCTGCGCAAGGTGGTGGCTGAAGGCCAGACCGCCACACACGCCGTTCTGCTTGGCGCCGGTGAGCGCGCGCTCGAGATTGCGCGCATGATGGCCGGAAAGCAGGCCAGCGAGACGACCTTGCGCCAGGCCGAGGAGATGCTCGCCCGACCGCAGGGGGGCGAGACCGCGGGGCCTTCTTCCTGTGCGGTGGCGCGTCGGCGAGGGCGGGCCACGACCCGCACCTGA
- a CDS encoding 4-hydroxy-tetrahydrodipicolinate reductase, whose translation MSTAADQPIRVVVSGASGRMGREAVGAVLGQPDLRLVGALDVGEAGRDAAELAGLPPCGVCVTSTPAETLRGAHVLVDFTRADACPSIVRAAISEGVACVVGTTGLSAETIADIDATARSRGVPVLLAPNFALGAVLMMRFAQEAARYYPWAEIIELHHEKKIDAPSGTALRTAELVAAVRVSEGVAGEVEKVAGARGADHQGVRVHSVRLPGLVAHQEVIFGATGETLTLRHDSLTRASFMPGVVLAVRRIGSAPVGVSVGLETMFD comes from the coding sequence ATGTCCACCGCAGCAGACCAGCCGATTCGTGTCGTGGTGTCGGGCGCAAGCGGTCGCATGGGACGTGAGGCCGTGGGGGCGGTTCTGGGCCAGCCCGACCTGCGCCTCGTGGGCGCGCTCGATGTGGGAGAGGCCGGACGCGATGCCGCTGAGCTCGCGGGGCTGCCGCCCTGTGGCGTGTGCGTGACCTCCACGCCCGCAGAGACGCTGCGTGGGGCCCATGTGCTGGTCGATTTCACCCGCGCCGACGCCTGCCCGAGCATCGTGCGGGCGGCCATCTCCGAGGGGGTGGCCTGTGTCGTCGGAACCACCGGGCTGTCGGCCGAGACCATCGCCGACATCGACGCGACGGCCAGGTCGCGCGGCGTTCCCGTTCTGCTTGCGCCCAACTTCGCGCTGGGGGCGGTTCTCATGATGCGCTTCGCGCAGGAGGCTGCCCGCTACTATCCCTGGGCAGAGATCATCGAGCTGCATCACGAGAAGAAGATCGATGCCCCCTCGGGCACCGCGCTCCGCACCGCCGAGCTTGTGGCGGCGGTGCGCGTTTCCGAGGGCGTGGCGGGCGAGGTCGAGAAGGTTGCCGGCGCCCGAGGCGCCGATCATCAGGGGGTTCGCGTCCACTCGGTTCGCCTTCCGGGGCTCGTGGCTCACCAAGAGGTCATCTTCGGCGCTACGGGGGAGACGCTCACCCTGCGACACGACAGCCTCACCCGCGCCTCGTTCATGCCGGGGGTCGTGCTGGCGGTGCGGCGCATCGGCAGCGCGCCTGTGGGCGTATCGGTGGGCCTCGAGACCATGTTTGACTGA
- a CDS encoding DUF4304 domain-containing protein — MKKQRSIPYNLSRRVARLPARHAPVSALGRREKALSINDTFCDSVQAVITPRLINVGFRHRGRLLFSRSNGRFTQVIEFVAPPGDGRFAVRLGVHMPFAPDVDGDTLPQTLPPHVTRCHVRASLGRILQGRDHLWTASPEWDETYRQMRDALRGILHHGLCWLAQCCEPDLLIRHFERAAERPCGHGSPAHLPAAVVVGLLHESRERWEEAACWYRQSLQGRTFLTPGLREWVYNRLHNLPVR; from the coding sequence TTGAAAAAACAACGCTCCATCCCCTACAATCTCTCCAGACGAGTCGCTCGCCTGCCTGCGCGCCACGCGCCGGTCAGCGCTCTGGGGAGGAGGGAGAAGGCCCTGAGCATCAACGATACCTTCTGCGACTCCGTTCAAGCCGTGATCACTCCCCGCCTGATCAATGTGGGGTTCCGCCATCGCGGGCGGCTGCTCTTCAGTCGCAGCAACGGCAGGTTCACCCAGGTCATCGAGTTCGTCGCTCCGCCGGGTGATGGGCGCTTCGCGGTGCGCCTCGGCGTGCACATGCCATTCGCGCCGGATGTCGACGGTGATACGCTTCCCCAGACGCTTCCGCCACACGTCACGCGCTGCCACGTGCGGGCGTCTCTCGGTCGCATCCTGCAGGGGCGCGATCACCTCTGGACGGCGTCCCCCGAGTGGGACGAGACCTATCGCCAGATGCGCGACGCGTTGCGCGGCATTCTCCACCACGGGCTCTGCTGGCTGGCGCAGTGCTGCGAACCCGACCTCTTGATCCGCCACTTCGAGCGCGCCGCCGAGCGACCGTGCGGCCATGGGAGCCCGGCCCACCTGCCGGCGGCCGTGGTCGTCGGGCTGCTGCACGAGTCGCGCGAGCGATGGGAAGAGGCGGCTTGCTGGTATCGCCAGTCCTTGCAGGGGCGCACGTTTCTCACGCCTGGGCTGCGCGAGTGGGTCTACAACCGGCTGCACAACCTTCCCGTGCGCTGA
- a CDS encoding polyprenyl synthetase family protein yields the protein MTLENGVLDLKAYIASRAVEIDAALSTFIPRQTLADVGEMMSYACFPGGKRFRPVLTVATAEALGYTAGRVMPAACAWEMMHAFSLVHDDLPCMDDDDFRRGKPTVHKQFGEAEALLAGDALVIDAFRVAALNARVAGVRPEAVLAVIDELALCAGFDGMVGGQVLDIRAMRRASIGADEVVAIHRAKTGALIRGAVRAGALLCDAAPDALADLTAYAENLGLVFQITDDLLDWGEKTESASYPAVFGVEVSRQKAETATRDALAHLERFGPPAEPLRELARYLLLRKE from the coding sequence ATGACCCTCGAAAACGGCGTTCTCGACCTGAAAGCATACATTGCGTCGCGAGCGGTGGAGATCGACGCCGCGCTCTCCACGTTCATTCCCCGCCAGACCCTGGCAGACGTGGGCGAGATGATGTCGTACGCCTGCTTCCCTGGGGGCAAGCGGTTCCGCCCCGTGCTCACGGTGGCCACCGCCGAGGCCCTCGGCTACACGGCCGGCCGCGTCATGCCGGCCGCCTGCGCGTGGGAGATGATGCACGCCTTCTCGCTGGTGCACGACGATCTCCCCTGCATGGACGACGACGACTTCCGTCGTGGCAAGCCCACGGTGCACAAGCAGTTTGGAGAGGCCGAGGCCCTGCTGGCCGGTGATGCCCTCGTCATCGACGCCTTTCGCGTGGCCGCGCTCAACGCGCGCGTCGCGGGGGTTCGGCCCGAGGCCGTTCTGGCCGTCATCGACGAACTGGCGCTGTGCGCCGGCTTCGACGGCATGGTGGGCGGTCAGGTTCTCGACATCCGCGCCATGCGCCGCGCGTCCATCGGGGCTGACGAGGTGGTGGCCATCCACCGCGCCAAGACCGGCGCACTCATCCGAGGGGCCGTGCGGGCGGGGGCTCTGCTCTGCGACGCCGCCCCGGACGCGCTGGCCGATCTCACGGCCTACGCAGAGAACCTCGGGCTCGTCTTCCAGATCACCGATGACCTGCTCGACTGGGGCGAGAAGACCGAGTCAGCCAGCTATCCGGCGGTGTTCGGGGTCGAGGTCTCGCGCCAGAAGGCCGAGACAGCGACGCGCGACGCCCTGGCTCATCTCGAGCGCTTCGGTCCCCCCGCCGAGCCGCTGCGCGAGCTCGCGCGGTATCTGCTCCTTCGCAAGGAGTGA
- the dxs gene encoding 1-deoxy-D-xylulose-5-phosphate synthase — MPQLLDMINGPDDLKRLESDELLVLCQEVRDLIIGTLSKVGGHLASNLGTVELAVALHRVFDSPKDKIIWDVGHQAYPHKILTGRRDRFHTIRQHKGLSGFLRRDESPHDVFGAGHSSTSISAGLGFAKARDLLGHDNQVVAVIGDGACTAGMAFEAMNNAGHLDADMIVVLNDNEMSIAKNVGALSSYLSQIRMQPSFIHLRDEVGKLIKQIPGIGKALLSNAQYLEEHLTYLLTQGVLFEALGFTYLGPFDGHDVNTLVSTFEKVKGMKGPRMVHVVTQKGKGYAPAENDPIKLHGVVAFDIATGKSAAAQGPSIPQYTEVFGKTLVELAKANPKVVAITAAMPQGTGLVEFSNTFPQRFFDVGIAEQHAVTFAAGLAAEGIRPVAAIYSTFMQRAYDQIVHDVCIQNLPVVLAMDRAGLVGEDGGTHMGMYDIAYLRALPNMVVMAPKDENELRHMLYTAVEYKGGPIALRYPRGTGVGVALDPVMQSLPIGVAELLREGRDVALLAYGNTVYPSLLVAEQLASFGIQAAVVNMRFVKPIDAEMVARMARECTRIVTLEEHARQGGFGSAVLECLAEQNLQVPVHIIGVDDHVVEHAPPAVLREQEGVSADAILAQVRAICSADAPSFRGELQPARSR, encoded by the coding sequence ATGCCCCAGCTTCTTGACATGATCAATGGTCCGGACGACCTGAAGCGCCTTGAGAGCGATGAGCTTCTCGTGCTGTGCCAGGAAGTTCGCGATCTCATCATCGGAACGCTCTCGAAGGTCGGCGGACATCTCGCTTCCAACCTTGGAACCGTCGAGCTGGCCGTTGCGCTCCATCGCGTCTTCGACTCGCCCAAGGACAAGATCATCTGGGACGTGGGTCACCAGGCCTATCCCCACAAGATCCTCACCGGTCGGCGCGACCGCTTCCACACCATCCGCCAGCACAAGGGGCTCAGCGGCTTCCTGCGCCGTGACGAGAGCCCGCATGACGTGTTCGGCGCCGGTCACTCGAGCACGTCGATCTCGGCGGGCCTGGGCTTTGCGAAGGCCCGCGACCTGCTGGGCCACGACAACCAGGTGGTGGCCGTCATCGGTGACGGCGCCTGCACCGCGGGCATGGCCTTCGAGGCCATGAACAACGCGGGACACCTCGACGCCGACATGATCGTGGTTCTCAACGACAACGAGATGTCCATCGCCAAGAACGTGGGCGCGCTCTCGAGCTATCTCTCCCAGATCCGCATGCAGCCGTCGTTCATCCACCTGCGCGACGAGGTCGGCAAGCTCATCAAGCAGATCCCGGGCATCGGCAAGGCGTTGCTCAGCAACGCGCAGTATCTCGAGGAGCATCTCACCTATCTGCTCACGCAGGGCGTGCTGTTCGAGGCGCTCGGATTCACCTACCTCGGGCCGTTCGACGGGCACGACGTGAACACGCTCGTGAGCACCTTCGAGAAGGTCAAGGGCATGAAGGGCCCGCGCATGGTTCACGTGGTGACCCAGAAGGGCAAGGGGTACGCCCCCGCCGAGAACGATCCCATCAAGCTGCACGGTGTGGTTGCCTTCGACATCGCCACCGGCAAGAGTGCGGCCGCCCAGGGGCCATCGATTCCCCAGTACACCGAGGTCTTCGGCAAGACCCTGGTCGAGCTGGCGAAGGCGAACCCCAAGGTGGTGGCCATCACCGCGGCCATGCCCCAGGGCACGGGGCTCGTCGAGTTCTCGAACACCTTCCCGCAGCGGTTCTTCGACGTGGGCATCGCCGAGCAGCACGCGGTGACCTTCGCAGCGGGTCTCGCGGCCGAAGGCATACGCCCCGTGGCCGCCATCTACTCGACCTTCATGCAGCGCGCCTACGATCAGATCGTGCACGATGTGTGCATCCAGAACCTGCCCGTCGTCCTCGCCATGGACCGCGCGGGCCTCGTCGGAGAAGACGGCGGCACCCACATGGGCATGTACGACATCGCCTACCTGCGCGCGCTGCCCAACATGGTCGTCATGGCCCCGAAAGACGAGAACGAGCTCCGGCACATGCTCTACACCGCCGTCGAGTACAAAGGCGGCCCCATCGCCCTGCGCTATCCGCGTGGCACGGGTGTCGGTGTGGCGCTCGACCCCGTGATGCAGTCGCTGCCCATCGGGGTGGCCGAGCTGCTGCGCGAGGGGCGTGACGTGGCCCTGCTGGCCTATGGCAACACCGTCTATCCGAGCCTGCTCGTGGCCGAGCAGCTGGCGTCGTTCGGCATTCAGGCCGCGGTGGTGAACATGCGCTTCGTGAAGCCCATCGACGCCGAGATGGTGGCGCGAATGGCGCGCGAGTGCACGCGCATCGTCACCCTCGAGGAACACGCGCGTCAGGGCGGTTTCGGGTCGGCGGTTCTCGAGTGCCTGGCCGAGCAGAACCTCCAGGTTCCCGTGCACATCATCGGGGTCGACGACCACGTGGTCGAGCACGCGCCCCCCGCGGTCCTGCGCGAGCAGGAAGGGGTCTCGGCCGACGCCATCCTTGCCCAGGTGCGCGCCATCTGCAGCGCTGACGCCCCGTCGTTCCGCGGCGAGCTGCAGCCCGCGCGATCCCGCTGA
- a CDS encoding insulinase family protein — protein sequence MKTERTGEVARTSLDNGLVVLTENIPTSVSATLGVWVDVGSKNEAPQDAGISHFVEHMLFKGTPTRSAYDIADLMEGVGGYLNGSTDKEQTCYSARVVDRHLALSLDLIGDMMNNSLFAPDDLAVEKKVVVDEIKTYEDSPPDVIHDMFLRTVWNGHPLGRSTIGTEEVVRGASREQLVRYRDRHYVPSSMMVTVAGHVDHDLVVEKAAQWFGAPGQAPAEHVASLPPVHNRYVYRSRNTEQVYVCLGGEGLALPDTDKYKLQMLDNVLGGGMSSRLFQDIREQRGLVYNIGSYIYSYMEGGVFGIYAVAGPESIPEVMTRLRHICDDLRRNGITQREFERSREYLKGSFALGLESSSYRMMRLMRSQQCYQRFVPPEEVMARIDAVTIDDVNDFARRYLDLERYCVAALGPFKGAKNRLLRSIGDGPWQEDPSVLEKPRPRRRGRGAEAQALDAAAGEAARALVSAESR from the coding sequence ATGAAGACCGAACGAACCGGCGAGGTAGCCCGAACGTCCCTCGACAACGGCCTGGTGGTTCTCACAGAGAACATCCCGACCTCGGTCTCGGCCACACTCGGCGTGTGGGTCGACGTGGGGTCGAAGAACGAGGCGCCCCAAGACGCGGGCATCTCGCACTTCGTCGAGCACATGCTCTTCAAGGGCACCCCCACGCGCTCCGCGTACGACATCGCCGACCTCATGGAAGGGGTTGGCGGGTACCTGAACGGCTCCACCGATAAAGAGCAGACCTGCTACTCGGCGCGCGTCGTCGATCGCCACCTCGCCCTCTCCCTCGATCTCATCGGCGACATGATGAACAACTCGCTCTTCGCCCCAGACGACCTCGCGGTCGAGAAGAAGGTTGTGGTCGACGAGATCAAGACCTACGAAGATTCGCCGCCCGACGTCATTCACGACATGTTCCTGCGCACCGTGTGGAACGGCCATCCGCTGGGCCGCTCCACCATCGGCACCGAGGAGGTGGTTCGCGGGGCCAGTCGTGAGCAGCTCGTGCGATATCGCGATCGGCACTACGTCCCGTCGAGCATGATGGTCACCGTGGCGGGCCATGTCGATCACGACCTCGTGGTCGAGAAGGCCGCGCAGTGGTTTGGCGCGCCGGGGCAGGCGCCGGCAGAGCACGTGGCCTCGTTGCCTCCCGTGCACAACCGCTACGTGTATCGCAGCCGCAACACCGAGCAGGTCTACGTGTGCCTGGGTGGCGAGGGTCTCGCCCTGCCCGACACCGACAAGTACAAGCTCCAGATGCTCGACAACGTTCTCGGCGGCGGCATGAGCTCGCGCCTCTTCCAGGACATCCGCGAGCAGCGCGGGCTGGTGTACAACATCGGCTCGTACATCTACAGCTACATGGAGGGCGGTGTCTTCGGCATCTACGCGGTGGCAGGGCCGGAGAGCATCCCCGAGGTGATGACGCGGCTTCGGCACATCTGCGACGACCTGCGTCGCAACGGCATCACGCAGCGCGAGTTCGAGCGCTCCCGCGAGTACCTGAAGGGCTCGTTCGCCCTCGGCCTCGAGTCGTCGTCGTATCGCATGATGCGCCTCATGCGCTCGCAGCAGTGCTATCAGCGCTTCGTCCCCCCCGAGGAGGTCATGGCGCGCATCGACGCGGTGACCATCGACGACGTGAACGACTTTGCGCGCCGCTATCTCGATCTCGAGCGCTACTGCGTGGCCGCCCTGGGGCCGTTCAAGGGGGCGAAGAACCGCTTGCTGCGCAGCATCGGCGATGGGCCGTGGCAAGAGGATCCCAGCGTGCTCGAGAAGCCGCGCCCCCGGCGACGTGGTCGCGGCGCTGAGGCGCAGGCGCTGGACGCCGCAGCGGGAGAGGCCGCTCGTGCGCTGGTGAGCGCGGAGTCTCGCTGA
- a CDS encoding TlyA family RNA methyltransferase, translated as MLVERGLAPTRERAQALILARRVRVDGRSGDKAGARVPVGSVIEVEGPACPYVSRGGLKLERALDVFGIAPEGCVCLDAGASTGGFTDCLLQRGARRVYAIDVGYGQLDARLRADARVVSSERVNARHLSRDQVPEPIDVAVADVSFISLSKIVPAITPLLTASAHLVALVKPQFEAGPRDVGKGGVVRDPAVHRRVLHEVAAACRNSGLAPQGVVPSPILGPAGNAEFLLWCRPVGACAGSAVDLDVCIESALLEASSMR; from the coding sequence CTGCTGGTGGAGCGCGGTCTCGCGCCCACCCGCGAACGCGCGCAGGCGCTCATCCTCGCCAGGCGCGTGCGCGTCGACGGGCGTTCCGGCGACAAGGCCGGGGCGCGTGTTCCCGTGGGGTCGGTCATCGAGGTCGAAGGCCCCGCCTGCCCCTACGTGAGCCGTGGAGGGCTGAAGCTCGAGCGGGCGCTCGATGTCTTCGGCATCGCTCCCGAGGGCTGTGTGTGCCTCGACGCTGGCGCGTCCACGGGGGGGTTCACCGACTGCCTCCTGCAGCGAGGTGCGCGCCGCGTCTACGCCATCGACGTGGGCTATGGCCAGCTCGACGCCCGTCTGCGCGCGGATGCGCGTGTCGTCTCGAGCGAGCGGGTCAACGCGCGCCACCTCTCCCGCGATCAGGTGCCCGAGCCCATCGATGTGGCCGTGGCCGATGTCTCGTTCATCTCGCTCTCGAAGATCGTGCCCGCGATCACCCCCCTGCTGACCGCGTCAGCCCATCTGGTCGCGCTGGTCAAGCCGCAGTTCGAGGCGGGCCCCAGAGATGTGGGGAAGGGCGGGGTGGTGCGAGATCCGGCCGTGCACCGGCGCGTGCTGCACGAGGTTGCGGCTGCATGCCGGAACAGCGGGCTGGCGCCTCAAGGCGTGGTTCCCTCGCCCATTCTGGGCCCCGCGGGCAATGCGGAGTTCCTGCTGTGGTGCCGACCTGTCGGCGCATGCGCCGGGTCTGCAGTAGATCTCGACGTGTGCATCGAATCGGCTCTCCTTGAAGCAAGTTCAATGCGCTGA